One genomic region from Xenopus laevis strain J_2021 chromosome 2L, Xenopus_laevis_v10.1, whole genome shotgun sequence encodes:
- the LOC108707694 gene encoding serine/threonine-protein kinase N1-like yields MEFVEGGDLASHLVRNGMSQERTRFYSACIVLGLQFLHDRNITHRDLKLENVLLDRDGYAKITDFGISKEGMSFTDRSQTQCGTLPYMAPEMFTQFPYTRSVDWWGLGVCIYLMRLSQIPFTGDDADEIIHKIVYEEPIYPPSLTPEIYKIITQLLTKTPYRRLGSDKNGAEDVKKSDFFEGLDWEALQKKEVQPPFVPNIKVPEICTEGIALEPPDITLPLLNETKMALKELDYPVCSESSETET; encoded by the exons ATGGAGTTTGTAGAAGGGGGAGACTTGGCATCCCATTTGGTCAGAAACGGAATGTCACAGGAGAGAACTAG atTTTATTCCGCCTGTATTGTACTTGGGCTGCAGTTTTTGCATGATCGGAACATCACCCATAG GGATTTAAAACTAGAAAATGTATTACTGGATAGAGATGGATACGCCAAAATTACTGACTTTGGCATTAGCAAAGAAG GAATGAGTTTTACAGACAGAAGCCAAACTCAATGTGGAACTTTGCCGTATATGGCCCCGGAAATGTTTACACAGTTTCCCTACACAAGATCAGTGGACTGGTGGGGATTGGgagtgtgcatttatttaatgcgCCTCAGTCAG ATACCGTTTACAGGAGATGACGCTGATGAAATTATTCATAAAATTGTCTACGAAGAGCCGATATATCCGCCATCCCTAACCCCGGAAATCTACAAAATAATAACACAA CTATTGACCAAAACCCCATATCGTCGCCTTGGGTCTGACAAAAATGGTGCTGAGGATGTAAAGAAAAGTGATTTCTTTGAG GGATTAGACTGGGAGGCTTTACAGAAAAAAGAAGTCCAGCCTCCATTTGTTCCTAATATAAAAGTTCCAGAGATCTGCACTGAAGGAATTGCATTGGAACCACCAGATATTACATTACCGCTGTTAAATGAAACCAAAATGGCCTTAAAGGAATTAGATTATCCAGTATGTTCAGAATCATCAGAAACGGAAACCTGA